One part of the Acidimicrobiales bacterium genome encodes these proteins:
- a CDS encoding cyclic nucleotide-binding domain-containing protein: MARGVPKAVIDMLRAVPLLSACSTRELRDVANLGTQLPVDDGRVLIKQGQPGREFFLLTSGKARCQVDGVEVAQFGPGDFFGEMALLERGPRQATVVAEGPADVLVLDGREFDRLLDASPSIARKLLKAVAERERANATIHS, encoded by the coding sequence ATGGCACGAGGCGTCCCCAAGGCGGTCATCGACATGCTCCGCGCCGTGCCGCTGCTCTCCGCCTGCAGCACCCGGGAGCTGCGCGACGTCGCCAACCTCGGGACGCAGCTTCCCGTGGACGACGGCCGGGTGCTGATCAAGCAGGGCCAGCCCGGTCGCGAGTTCTTCCTCCTCACGTCGGGCAAGGCCCGGTGTCAGGTGGACGGGGTGGAGGTGGCCCAGTTCGGCCCCGGTGACTTCTTCGGGGAGATGGCCCTGCTCGAGCGGGGCCCCCGCCAGGCGACCGTCGTGGCCGAGGGCCCCGCCGACGTCCTGGTCCTGGACGGCCGGGAGTTCGACCGCCTCCTGGACGCCTCGCCGTCGATAGCCCGCAAGCTGCTCAAGGCGGTCGCCGAGCGCGAGCGGGCCAACGCCACGATCCACAGCTGA